Part of the Planctomycetota bacterium genome is shown below.
CCGGCCGGCAATGGCGGCGGTGGCGAGCCCGTCGGCGAGTTGGCTGCCGCGATCACCAAGACCTTCGGCTCGTTCGAGGCCTTCAAGGACGAGTTCAAGAAGGCCGCCATCGGCCGGTTCGGTTCGGGCTGGGCGTGGCTGGTCAAGGAAGGCGACGAACTCAAGGTCACCAGCACGCCGAATCAGGACTCGCCGATCATGCACGGCCAGATGCCGATCCTCGGCCTGGACGTCTGGGAGCACGCCTACTACCTCAACTACCAGAACAAGCGGCCCGACTACGTGGACGCGTTCTGGAACGTCGTCAACTGGCCCTACCTGAACGATCGGTTCAACCGGGCCGAGTAGCCGCTGGCGGGCGCTGTTCCTGCTGACCAGATTTTCAGGAGCAGCAGCTTGACGTCCCCGGCGAGTGGGGTACTCTTGTTCTAACAAGCAACGGCCGGAACAGGCCTCACCAGCATTCCCCACCCCCCCGACGCGGCCTGCCACTTGTTGGCAGGTCGCGTTCTTTTGCGTTGCGGCTATTGGAAACGCGTAGCTGTCGCAAGGTCTTGTTCCTGGTGTTTGTTTTGTGAGCCGACGCGTTGCCGCGTTGAGCGG
Proteins encoded:
- a CDS encoding superoxide dismutase, with translation MAYTTVQDLEYDYSALEPHIDEATMRVHHDKHYATYVSKYNDAVKGTEFEDKPLHEVLADGASAVPDSIRQAVINNGGGAHNHAHFWEMMAPAGNGGGGEPVGELAAAITKTFGSFEAFKDEFKKAAIGRFGSGWAWLVKEGDELKVTSTPNQDSPIMHGQMPILGLDVWEHAYYLNYQNKRPDYVDAFWNVVNWPYLNDRFNRAE